From a region of the Pectobacterium aquaticum genome:
- the rpoS gene encoding RNA polymerase sigma factor RpoS, protein MSQSTLKVNELHEDTDFEENGLDVFDDKALAEEDTNDNDSAEDELLSQGVPQRVLDATQLYLGEIGYSPLLTAEEEVYFARRALRGDVPSRRRMIESNLRLVVKIARRYNNRGLALLDLIEEGNLGLIRAVEKFDPERGFRFSTYATWWIRQTIERAIMNQTRTIRLPIHIVKELNVYLRTARELSHKLDHEPSAEEIAEQLDKPVDDVNRMLRLNERITSVDTPLGGDSEKALLDILADEKNNGPEDTTQDNDMKQNIVKWLFELNAKQREVLARRFGLLGYEAATLEDVGREIGLTRERVRQIQVEGLRRLREILQVQGLSIEELFRE, encoded by the coding sequence AAGTACGCTGAAAGTTAACGAGTTACATGAAGATACCGATTTCGAAGAAAATGGACTTGACGTTTTTGACGATAAAGCGCTGGCAGAGGAAGATACCAATGATAATGACTCAGCGGAAGACGAGCTGTTATCACAAGGGGTCCCACAGCGTGTCCTTGACGCAACCCAACTCTATTTGGGAGAGATCGGCTATTCGCCACTTTTAACCGCAGAAGAAGAAGTCTATTTCGCACGACGCGCGTTGCGTGGCGATGTCCCATCGCGCCGCCGTATGATCGAGAGTAACCTGCGGCTGGTGGTGAAAATTGCCCGCCGTTACAACAATCGTGGTCTGGCGTTGCTGGATCTGATTGAAGAGGGGAACCTCGGCCTGATCCGTGCGGTTGAAAAATTCGATCCAGAAAGAGGATTTCGTTTTTCAACCTACGCAACCTGGTGGATTAGACAAACGATAGAACGGGCGATTATGAATCAAACCCGTACCATCCGTTTGCCGATTCACATTGTCAAAGAACTCAACGTTTATTTGCGCACTGCGCGCGAGCTGTCTCACAAACTGGATCACGAGCCGAGTGCGGAAGAAATCGCCGAACAGCTTGATAAGCCCGTTGATGACGTCAACCGCATGCTGCGCCTGAATGAACGAATTACTTCCGTCGATACCCCTCTGGGTGGTGATTCGGAAAAAGCGTTGCTGGATATTCTAGCAGACGAAAAAAATAACGGACCTGAAGACACTACTCAGGATAACGATATGAAGCAGAATATCGTTAAATGGTTGTTTGAGCTGAATGCCAAACAGCGTGAGGTGTTGGCGCGTCGTTTCGGCCTGTTAGGGTACGAAGCGGCTACGCTCGAAGATGTGGGTCGTGAAATCGGCTTAACGCGTGAACGTGTTCGCCAGATTCAAGTTGAAGGCCTACGCCGCCTGCGGGAAATTTTGCAGGTTCAGGGGCTGAGCATTGAAGAACTGTTTCGTGAATAA